From Methanobacterium formicicum:
TACCTTGAATTCTTTTTGGTGATTAATCTTTGTTTACCTCCTTATACAAAATGAGTATACCGGCAAACATCAACAGGCCAAAGAATAACTGGAAAATTCCTAAAGGTTCTCCCAGAATTAAAAAGGCAACAATTGCACCGAATAATGAACTGGTGGAAAATATAGAACCAGTCCGGGTGGATCCGATTTCACGGATGGCGATATAGATTAAAAGCATGGAACTACTCATACACCCTAAACTAACAAACAACAGTAGAGGGACTGCATTTAAAGGAAGGTTGAAGCTCAATCCCATAAAGAGACTCATTATTACTAAAATCAGCCCTCCTACTCCACATTTGATTCCCGTGAGTAAGAACAGGTCCCTCTTATTACTCAAAAATTTGGTTAAGGTGGTGTCCATACTCCAGAAGAAACAGGCTAAAATAACCAGGATGCTTCCCCCTAAGTTCTGCTGGAAAGATATACCCTGTAAATTATTGGTGCTCAAAAATACAGCCCCTAATAAAAGAAAAGCAAAACCAAGTATGTCTTTAGCTTTAACTGTCTCTTTTAAAAAGAGTACACCCAGAATGATAATGAACAGTATTTCTACATTGCATAAGAGGGCGGCATTCACTGCCGTGATCTGATCCAGACCACTTAAGTACAGTGCCGGGGCCATAACTGCACCACAAATGGCGGTCAAAAAGAGGGTTACATAGTTTTTACCGGTGATATGAGTTTCCACCTTGCTTTGGCAATGCATAACCTCCAGTAAGGGTGAATTTAGGGGTGAAATTCTTATTAGTAACAGTAACATACTGGCCAGGGTGTAAACCATTGCCGCCAGTACCAGGGGATGCAGGTAACCCAGTAATATTTTATCCAGGGAATACCAAACCCCAAATAGTATTGCCACCATTATGGCACTTAGATATCCCCAGAAACGACTCATATTACACCTGCTTGGAACTTAATTTACACTTCATCTTATGATTGCCCACAGATCCATTTAATGAAAAGGCATCTACATTGATATCTTGATTAATAGAAACTTTCATAGGTTTATATACTTGTGTAAAAAGTAAACTGCAAGGGAGAAAAAATATGAAAACCGCTTATTTACTGGTGTTTGATGGTTTGTCTGACTGGGAGCCTGGCCTGGCAATTGCTGAAATAAATAAATCAAAAAAATATCAGGTTAAAACTATCGGTCTCAACCAGAATACGGTAACAACGGTGGGGGGAGTCTCCATAGTACCAGACTACACCCTTGATGAGATAAATTATGGTGATGCTGCCCTTTTCCTATTACCCGGTGGAGAGTTACTGGAAAAAAGTCCATTACCCCCACTGGTGCCGGTGGTTAGGAGGTTCAGGAAACTGGAAATACCAGTGGCCGCTATATGTGGACCTACGGTTTTCTTAGCCCCGCCATGGTTTTTTGGAAACTGCACAACATACCAGTAATGGAAAAAAGTACCTTCAGGATTTAATAGGAGATTATCCGGGCAGTGATTTATACCTTAACCAGCCATCTGTTTCTGATAAAGGGGTGATCACCGCAAACGGCATAGCTTCCGTGGAATTTGCCCGAGACATACTCAGTGAACTGGATATTTACGACCCGGAGACCCTGAAAAACTGGTACGACTTTTTTAAGAATCCCTGGCTGGAGGATTGAGGACTTTTTTTATTCCTCATCCAAACCCCATTTTTTCCTGAATTTTAATTTCTGCTGGGCAGTCATCCAGTGGCTACCATCACAGTAGGGTTTATTTTCTGATTTCCCACAACGACAGAGGGTAACCCTGTTACGAGCTTCGTAGAGTGTCCCATCAGCTGATTCTATGGGTATTTTCCCTCTCACCCATATTGGACCCTGGCATTTCTTCTGTTCATCATGGACTAAGACAATTGAAGGTTCAAATTCTTTTTCAAAAGGTTTGCCAGTTTTTTTATCCCATAAAACCAGCCTCCCTGAGGGGCATATCATGGCTTCTTCAATGGCGGTTTGTTTTGCCTCCGGGTCACTGGATTTTTCAATTAAATTTCGTATACCTCCTGATCTGAGGCAAAAACGGGAGTGGTCACAGAATTCATGGGCATCGGTTAATTTCAGCTCGGGCCCTTCAAATATTTCTGCCTTCTCCAGGTAGGGTTTTCT
This genomic window contains:
- a CDS encoding DMT family transporter, with the protein product MSRFWGYLSAIMVAILFGVWYSLDKILLGYLHPLVLAAMVYTLASMLLLLIRISPLNSPLLEVMHCQSKVETHITGKNYVTLFLTAICGAVMAPALYLSGLDQITAVNAALLCNVEILFIIILGVLFLKETVKAKDILGFAFLLLGAVFLSTNNLQGISFQQNLGGSILVILACFFWSMDTTLTKFLSNKRDLFLLTGIKCGVGGLILVIMSLFMGLSFNLPLNAVPLLLFVSLGCMSSSMLLIYIAIREIGSTRTGSIFSTSSLFGAIVAFLILGEPLGIFQLFFGLLMFAGILILYKEVNKD
- a CDS encoding CDGSH iron-sulfur domain-containing protein is translated as MDKDKKEMKIKIVKNGPYIVSGGVPLYQQVIVTDEAGHTKDLMDEKQYPVKETYTLCRCGESKDKPYCDGTHVGTGFDGTETASRKPYLEKAEIFEGPELKLTDAHEFCDHSRFCLRSGGIRNLIEKSSDPEAKQTAIEEAMICPSGRLVLWDKKTGKPFEKEFEPSIVLVHDEQKKCQGPIWVRGKIPIESADGTLYEARNRVTLCRCGKSENKPYCDGSHWMTAQQKLKFRKKWGLDEE
- a CDS encoding DJ-1/PfpI family protein; translated protein: MKTAYLLVFDGLSDWEPGLAIAEINKSKKYQVKTIGLNQNTVTTVGGVSIVPDYTLDEINYGDAALFLLPGGELLEKSPLPPLVPVVRRFRKLEIPVAAICGPTVFLAPPWFFGNCTTYQ